The Plasmodium knowlesi strain H genome assembly, chromosome: 14 genome has a segment encoding these proteins:
- a CDS encoding multiple RNA-binding domain-containing protein 1, putative has product MMDNAAASLSNMDTADSNCNSRPFQNESNFDKTRLIIKNIPKYMNEMDLKKHFFKMKGNYEFKITDIKIMKRKKIVKNKEIFESRKICFIGFINNTDCENFKKSFNNTYINTSKIVIEDAFSPLISKNAQQSRNATSYALKRIGDIQKMKKDKSVKIVKSNNFVNKTIPIKKTKAGMSTTRSHMIFLDDQPVQGEVKEEEKKKKKKKKKKKEKKKIKMEGDNPSERLDPAEKTRTNGAKEEVDEEGNRDDAAHADTGDDAKSNAENEEAEEEGALDWLKKISKREESEINNHSDKNDQNDKGAQRNRLFEDEMSTASNLSSDEKEVKKKEDNGMDDENCENMNTGKIIIFNLPPVSEQDVKNLCERFGPVVDVKVFRNVKKGAVVLNLNEKKNNKSSDDFFIKLLKENHDSFANEKVKEKKKKKKKVDEDDSGVEKMNDRVIGDGEAEDWKNKNRSNKNESILNSDLTNVKVYAFVNFMFPSACERAKQFLNHAIFRGKVLSVKYAKEKIGDYEYTEKEKNNVFIKLSHDSKTSYKKILEIQKKRNCQNENIWNILYTDINSSIHSFCKENKCSPNSILNIKDRNIAVNVSLTETYIINKMKEWIKKEGIYLEAFEQIYRKRDEGGEPSGETDGKTDGDNPPGEEPSHTNHVVKYKRSDDTIIVKNLSIQTNQKEVISLFKKYGVLSKVSFSPYNNIAILQFEKAENAKKAFISNSYIRYKKLPLYLEWAPMNLFQKKENQDGDGSSNKGETKSGEIPAKEAVKKSEQEGAPKEEQHYSESESSDEEITHASIYVKNLNFNTKEEDLKKLFEKLEGFITCNIVKSKKAISKKNDEKGKEPEQKLLSQGYGFVEFKSKELALEAIKKLTATTLDGHVLELSLSRNRVKKKKNKNNEEKEVVKEKKKITKKLLVKNLAFQVTKEELRKLFSAFGNIKSVRIPKNAYNRSRGYAFVEFMSKNECLTAIESLQHTHLYGRHLIIDFADDFIFDKNVNEFDKMKEEGVNNNNGGKKEKCITSEQAKRKATYEKEKKNQVTESKRRKVMNNMQDI; this is encoded by the coding sequence ATGATGGACAACGCGGCGGCCAGCCTGAGCAACATGGACACGGCTGATAGCAACTGTAACAGTAGACCCTTCCAAAATGAATCCAACTTTGACAAAACAAGATtgatcataaaaaatatcccaaaatatatgaacgaAATGGATTTAAAGAaacacttttttaaaatgaaagggaattatgaatttaaaataacagatataaaaattatgaagagaaaaaaaattgtcaagaataaagaaatttttgAGTCGAGGAAAATTTGCTTCATAGGTTTTATTAACAATACAGattgtgaaaattttaaaaaatcttttAATAACACCTATATTAATACTAGTAAAATTGTCATTGAAGAtgctttttctccacttatTTCCAAAAATGCACAGCAGAGCAGAAACGCCACTTCCTATGCCCTTAAACGTATAGGGgatatacaaaaaatgaagaaagacaAGTCTGTGAAAATTGTGAAGAGCAATAATTTTGTCAACAAAACGATTCCCATCAAGAAAACCAAAGCGGGGATGAGCACGACCAGGAGCCACATGATATTTTTAGATGATCAACCGGTTCAGGGCGaggtgaaggaggaagagaagaagaagaagaagaaaaaaaaaaaaaaaaaggaaaagaagaagatcaAAATGGAGGGGGATAACCCCAGCGAACGGTTGGACCCAGCGGAGAAGACACGCACAAATGGTGCTAAGGAGGAGGTAGATGAGGAAGGCAACAGGGATGATGCTGCACATGCTGATACAGGGGATGACGCAAAAAGTAATGCAGAAAATGAGGAGGCCGAGGAGGAAGGAGCCCTAGATTGGCTGAAAAAAATCTccaaaagggaggaaagtgAGATAAATAACCACAGTGATAAGAATGACCAGAACGATAAAGGTGCGCAAAGGAATCGTCTATTCGAAGACGAAATGAGCACAGCGAGTAATCTGTCAAGCGACgaaaaggaagtgaaaaaaaaagaggacaaTGGCATGGATGATGAGAATTgtgaaaatatgaacacaggaaaaattatcatcTTTAACCTGCCCCCTGTAAGCGAGCAGGACGTAAAGAATCTGTGTGAACGTTTTGGTCCCGTCGTCGATGTGAAGGTCTTTAGGaacgtaaaaaaaggagcagtaGTTCTAAAtttaaatgagaaaaaaaacaacaaatcgAGTGACGacttttttataaaactGTTGAAGGAAAACCACGACTCCTTTGCAAACgaaaaggtaaaagaaaaaaaaaaaaaaaaaaaaaaggtggacgAAGATGACAGCGGtgtggagaaaatgaatGACAGAGTGATAGGTGATGGGGAGGCCGAAgattggaaaaataaaaacagaagCAACAAAAATGAGTCTATCCTTAATAGTGACCTTACAAATGTAAAGGTATATGCCTTCGTCAATTTTATGTTCCCCAGCGCCTGCGAGCGAGCCAAgcaatttttaaatcatGCCATTTTTAGGGGCAAAGTGTTAAGCGTTAAATAtgctaaagaaaaaattggagaCTACGAATAtacagagaaagaaaaaaataatgtgttCATTAAATTATCTCATGATTCAAAAACATCATATAAGAAAATATtggaaattcaaaaaaaaaggaattgccaaaatgaaaacatcTGGAATATTCTCTACACAGACATTAACTCAAGCATTCACAGTTTCtgcaaggaaaataaatgtagCCCGAATTCTATACTAAATATAAAGGACAGAAATATTGCCGTTAATGTTTCGCTGACGGAGACATACataattaacaaaatgaaggagtgGATAAAGAAGGAGGGGATCTACTTGGAGGCCTTCGAGCAGATATATAGGAAGAGGGACGAGGGGGGAGAACCGAGTGGAGAGACGGATGGAAAAACGGACGGAGATAATCCCCCCGGGGAGGAGCCCAGCCACACGAACCACGTCGTCAAGTACAAACGCAGTGATGATACcataattgtaaaaaatttgtcCATTCAAACAAATCAAAAGGAAGTAATAAGCCTTTTTAAGAAGTATGGTGTTTTGAGCAAAGTTAGTTTTTCCCCCTATAATAATATAGCCATATTACAATTCGAGAAAGCGGAAAATGCGAAGAAGGCCTTCATATCGAACTCATACATACGGTATAAGAAGCTTCCTCTCTATTTGGAATGGGCCCCCATGAATCTGTtccagaagaaggaaaatcagGATGGCGACGGAAGTAGTAACAAGGGGGAGACGAAGAGTGGAGAAATACCCGCGAAAGAAGCAGTGAAAAAATCTGAACAGGAGGGGGCCCCGAAGGAGGAACAACACTATAGCGAAAGCGAGTCcagtgatgaagaaattacACATGCGAGTATCTACGTCAAGAACCTCAACTTCAAtacaaaggaagaagaccTAAAGAAGTTATTCGAAAAGTTGGAAGGATTTATAACCTGTAATATTGTGAAGAGTAAGAAGGCCATATCGAagaagaatgatgaaaagggaaaagagcCAGAACAGAAATTGTTGTCTCAGGGATACGGTTTTGTGGAATTTAAAAGTAAGGAGCTAGCTCTTGAGGCTATCAAAAAGTTGACCGCCACAACTTTGGATGGGCATGTACTGGAGCTGAGTCTTTCTCGTAAcagagttaaaaaaaaaaaaaataaaaataatgaagaaaaagaggtagttaaggaaaaaaaaaaaattaccaaaaagTTGCTAGTAAAAAATTTAGCTTTTCAAGTAACGAAAGAAGAAttaaggaaattattttctgcATTTGGAAATATCAAAAGTGTCAGAATACCCAAAAATGCATATAACAGAAGTAGAGGATATGCATTTGTTGAGTTCATGTCAAAAAATGAATGCCTCACTGCGATTGAGTCATTACAACATACCCATTTGTATGGAAGACATCTTATCATCGATTTTGCCgatgattttatttttgataaaaatgtgaacgaatttgacaaaatgaaagaggaGGGTGTTAATAACAATAATGgcggtaaaaaagaaaagtgcatTACGTCAGAACAAGCCAAGAGAAAAGCTACCtatgagaaggagaagaaaaaccaAGTGACTGAatcgaaaagaaggaaagtgaTGAATAACATGCAGGATATTTGA
- a CDS encoding GTP-binding protein EngA, putative: MKLKVSFLLTIFTFPLVQFCNSYMIKFFHHPGVNNLFPHNKVQKKKNLGPLGYSSHIPPFLNENNELRKKVYRFELFVKNGNLRNNSGCKNGRPTHEGTKIDGQTDKELEGGEEKYYDKETTLEEVDNQHGSADRREDEEREKGYQKGVHFLSDMTHEGGTLSNGDSPGCASVPPDGYEGWTQNCERHMGEISSEEEGKGDFCEKGENYEGQMGSEEKALQGEESTQAYGGKKKNFHDESLRERKGKKKDVDLKIIRNLPLISIIGRPNVGKSTIFNRLTRKFQEGSIVLGESSTRDKIYGEVDWDGYKFEVVDTGGLIFEDEKFCKQIRDQIMLALKESSVVLFVVDGIKGVHPVDLEICRFLRKYIKNEYISKMAIRKKRTGQVNHDEVAEHSAEDASKSSNTSSGTSERFAVDNTQTDITSRKSDNDADMRNSTEKETSSPEEKEENDDQKRAMLKVIVCVNKCESYKDGNVKAQNFWELGFGTPYPCSGIHGNGLTEILDECIKYIEKVEINELEEERNEENTINISFIGKPNTGKSSILNKILNCNRFIVSPIAGTTVDSIDVLVKIKDSDRIYRLIDTAGIQKRKKNIPFSEKTKYEYLLFNRTEKAIKRSDVCILVIDSFNGISSHDINIARKIVQENKSCIICCNKWDLIYNKNDIFNDTKNYVLNLLKPVDFANILFISAKTSQRLLNIFDNAEETYKQYTRKINTNSLNDVIKEALLLRPPIPIRNKSLNIYYAFQAHIKPPGFVFFCNSRKCAYENYTKYLESRIRESFNIRGTPIRIYYKQKKKRYLIKKVKNPDKYNLDIEAIQRDFLKTQSGQKSQG, from the coding sequence atgaaattaaaagtttccttcctcttaacaatttttacttttcccctCGTACAATTTTGCAATAGTTACAtgattaaattttttcatcatcctggtgtaaataatttatttcccCATAATAAGGtgcaaaagaagaagaatctTGGCCCTTTGGGTTATTCCTCTCacatccccccctttttaaatgaaaacaatGAATTGAGAAAGAAAGTTTACCGTTTTGAACTATTCGTCAAGAATGGAAATTTAAGAAATAATTCTGGATGTAAAAATGGGCGGCCTACACATGAAGGAACCAAGATAGACGGTCAAACAGACAAAGAACTCGAGggaggtgaagaaaaatactACGATAAGGAGACAACGCTTGAAGAGGTGGACAATCAACATGGAAGCGCAGACCGACGCGAAGATGaagagagggaaaaaggatACCAAAAGGGTGTCCATTTTCTGAGTGATATGACCCATGAGGGAGGAACTCTTTCGAATGGTGACTCCCCAGGGTGTGCATCCGTCCCTCCCGATGGATACGAAGGGTGGACACAGAATTGTGAACGTCATATGGGAGAAATTTCATccgaggaggaaggaaaaggagatttttgcgaaaagggagaaaattatgaaggcCAAATGGGAAGCGAAGAAAAGGCATTGCAAGGCGAAGAAAGTACCCAGGcatatggaggaaaaaaaaaaaattttcatgaCGAATCGTTGCGCGAacgcaagggaaaaaagaaagacgtCGACCTAAAAATTATAAGGAACCTACCCCTTATATCTATTATAGGCAGACCGAATGTTGGAAAGTCGACCATATTCAACCGACTGACGAGGAAGTTCCAAGAGGGAAGCATCGTCTTAGGGGAAAGCAGTACAAGAGATAAAATTTATGGAGAAGTGGATTGGGATGGCTACAAATTTGAGGTGGTGGATACAGGTGGCTTGATATTCgaagatgaaaaattttgcaaGCAAATACGAGATCAAATTATGTTAGCACTTAAGGAATCCTCAGTTGTGTTGTTCGTCGTTGATGGGATAAAGGGCGTCCACCCTGTGGACCTCGAGATATGCAGGTTCCTCAGGaagtatattaaaaatgagTACATTAGTAAAATGGCTATTCGGAAGAAGCGAACCGGCCAGGTTAACCATGATGAGGTTGCAGAACACTCAGCGGAAGATGCATCGAAAAGTAGCAACACATCGAGTGGCACGTCTGAAAGGTTCGCAGTGGACAACACTCAAACGGATATAACGTCCCGAAAATCTGACAATGATGCTGACATGAGGAACAGCACAGAAAAGGAGACAAGTAGCcctgaagaaaaagaggaaaatgatgACCAGAAGAGAGCGATGCTAAAAGTAATCGTGTGCGTGAACAAATGCGAGTCGTACAAAGATGGAAATGTGAAGGCACAGAACTTCTGGGAATTAGGGTTCGGGACGCCCTATCCCTGCAGTGGGATCCATGGAAATGGGCTGACTGAAATTTTAGACGAGTGCATTAAGTATATAGAAAAAGTGGAGATAAACgaattggaagaagaaagaaatgaagaaaataccATAAACATTAGCTTCATTGGAAAACCAAACACAGGGAAATCAAgtatattaaataaaatcTTAAATTGCAATCGTTTCATCGTTTCTCCAATAGCAGGAACTACTGTTGATTCAATTGACGTTTTAGTAAAGATTAAAGACAGTGATAGAATTTACAGACTGATTGACACTGCTggaatacaaaaaaggaaaaaaaatattccttttagcgaaaaaacgaaatatgAATACTTACTATTTAATAGAACTGAGAAGGCTATCAAACGTAGTGATGTCTGCATCCTTGTTATTGACTCTTTTAATGGAATCAGCTCGCATGATATAAATATTGCAAGGAAAATTGTgcaggaaaataaaagctGTATAATTTGTTGCAACAAATGGGATCTCatatataacaaaaatgatatttttaatgaCACCAAAAATTATGTTCTTAATCTTTTAAAGCCAGTTGATTTTGCTAACATTTTATTCATATCTGCGAAGACATCGCAAAGGTTGCTTAACATATTTGATAATGCTGAAGAGACGTATAAACAATacacaaggaaaataaacaCGAACAGTTTGAATGACGTTATAAAGGAAGCTCTGCTTCTTAGACCTCCAATTCCAATTAGGAACAAGTCGCTAAACATTTACTACGCCTTTCAGGCCCATATTAAACCCCCaggttttgtttttttttgtaattctaGAAAGTGTGCTTAcgaaaattacacaaaatatcTGGAAAGCAGAATAAGGGAGAGCTTCAACATACGGGGCACTCCTATTAGAATTTACTacaagcagaagaaaaaaagataccTTATTAAGAAGGTCAAGAACCCGGACAAGTACAACCTGGACATTGAGGCCATACAGAGGGACTTTCTAAAGACGCAAAGTGGCCAGAAATCCCAGGGGTGA